Within Metabacillus sp. KUDC1714, the genomic segment GATGAATGAATATGAAGAAGGAATTATCGAACTTAAGCTTAATCGGCCTTTGAAGTATAATGCTGTAGACCTGGAAATGATGGATGAATTAAAAGCTAGTCTTAATTCTTTATATAAAAGAAACGATATAAAAGCAATGGTTATAACAGGAGAAGGAGAGAAGGCATTTTGTTCAGGTGGTGATGTAGAAGCCTTTCATCATTTGAAAACAAAGGACGAAGCCTACCATATGCTTTCGAAAATGGGGGAATTACTTTATCAAATTATGACATTTCCAATTCCAACCTTTGCCTTTATGAATGGAATTGCCTTAGGTGGCGGCTGTGAAATTGCTACAGCTTGTGACTTTCGCATCGCAAAACAAGGTATTTCACTTGGGTTTATTCAAGGTTCTTTAGCAATAACGACAGGGTGGGGAGGATCCACTATGTTACATGAAAAATTAGCATATGATAAGGCAATGACAATGCTTTTATCTGCAAGAACAATGCTTGCTGAGGAAGCGCATTCTTTAGGGTTTATCCAAAAGATTGTTTCAGATACAAATGCTCGAATCGAGGCATATCAATTTATACATGAGTCATTAGTTGATCACCCTAATGTACTAAGAGCATATAAATCTGTAAAAGTAAATCAGTGGATCAATACTCAATTACATGTAAGAATGATGTCTGAAATCAATAGATGTGCTGAACTATGGGAGATGGAAGACCATCTTAGTGCTGCTACTTTATTTTTAAATAGAAAGAAGTAACTTAAATAGTTTGTTTACAAAGTGTTTTTGGTCTTGTCTTAGTCTCGCTTATCTAGAGTCTTTTTTAAAAGTAATAGATTGTATTTAGTCTATCTATTCTACTAGTTGCATATGTATAGAAAAAAAGTGACTATTGGAGGGATTATAGATGACTACTACGCGTCAAGATGCTTGGACTCATGATGAAGATTTATTGTTGGCTGAGGTTGTACTAAGGCACATTCGAGAAGGTGCAACACAGCTTGCTGCCTTTGAAGAGGTTGGTCGAAAGTTATCAAGAACCGCTGCTGCTTGTGGGTTTAGGTGGAATTCTCATGTTCGCAAACAATACAAAACAGGCATTGAGGTAGCGAAGAAACAAAGAAAAGAGCTTAGGACTGTTCCTCAACAAGAAGAGGAGCCACTTAAGGAGCCAATCGCTCAAGAAGAAAGCAAATCGCCTAGTGTACAATCTAAAAATGCAATTAAGGATCTCATCACGTTTCTCCAACAATATGAAGAAGCA encodes:
- a CDS encoding RsfA family transcriptional regulator, whose protein sequence is MTTTRQDAWTHDEDLLLAEVVLRHIREGATQLAAFEEVGRKLSRTAAACGFRWNSHVRKQYKTGIEVAKKQRKELRTVPQQEEEPLKEPIAQEESKSPSVQSKNAIKDLITFLQQYEEAPSMQEIQQENRQLTGKIKILEEEVAKLQHEKESLINNLEVIEEDYHALIEIMDRARKMVILQEDERNRKVKFQMDKNGNLERVEK
- a CDS encoding enoyl-CoA hydratase/isomerase family protein gives rise to the protein MNKLVMNEYEEGIIELKLNRPLKYNAVDLEMMDELKASLNSLYKRNDIKAMVITGEGEKAFCSGGDVEAFHHLKTKDEAYHMLSKMGELLYQIMTFPIPTFAFMNGIALGGGCEIATACDFRIAKQGISLGFIQGSLAITTGWGGSTMLHEKLAYDKAMTMLLSARTMLAEEAHSLGFIQKIVSDTNARIEAYQFIHESLVDHPNVLRAYKSVKVNQWINTQLHVRMMSEINRCAELWEMEDHLSAATLFLNRKK